From Mus pahari chromosome 20, PAHARI_EIJ_v1.1, whole genome shotgun sequence, the proteins below share one genomic window:
- the Plekhg4 gene encoding puratrophin-1: MRCKEKRVPGTPHERAASSGRTCDSVLQRLEGAASTAALRPSEPPEGGALGIWAASRYPSSRLRFRNARKAEEPAHQIQAMNPRPSRPAAGATQGIGLQGDFLAKEPQLLPDQRAADGSGDYQRSILGNPPVQSEEPAFSELENLLCPGSSPLNPARGDNDHRGGDLIGDPDPGRELPACCSPLSETSPELLESDPSGSSFPKPADCLLARDLTWELLASGMAALPGTRDVEGRAVLLLCAHSPAWLHPKSNSHELLSLLFYLRGIPRPEVQALGLTVLVDARICSPSSSLTWGLSRLQEASPGSVQQVLLVGKMPEDTPVGLRWKQLRSHQSLLTHIPHGELPTSLGGSLSYCHQGWLDFRMRLEALQQSCQTACALLQGVMDSMKALQPPMESGEVGLLLQQTQSLMQQVLDSPQLSWLQSQGSLELAWLKQGTPRVTPSPDYSSAVDKADELYSQVDELLHQLALKSNQRIRALELLQALEAQEGVLCQIEVWLQEVGWPGVEEPGEPSLDTLLQAQGPFQELDLVAQEQVTQGEKLLQPLIGWEAAELGPPGKRFLALRSQLTEFSRTLAQRRQQLADAEKLFQFFKQASTWTEEGQRLLTELEQERPEVVLQRLQLHWTRHPDLPPAHFRKMWALATGLGSEGIRQECRWAWAQCQDTWLALDQKREAALKPPSPNSTTTLYARRAPAVPTVPPLRKAYSFDRNLGKHLQDASSRGHCAAIVTDCHRPEARGSVRPRSSPPVPLSGSSDFRSLNRLQLVLAEMVATEREYVQALDYTVQNYFPELDRPDVPQGLRGQRVHLFGNLEKLRDFHCNFFLRELEACTRHPPRVAHAFLRHRVQFGMYALYSKNKPRSDALMSNYGHTFFKERQQALGDHLDLASYLLKPIQRMSKYALLLQELARACGGPAQELGALQAAQSLVHFQLRHGNDLLAMDAIQGCDVNLKEQGQLVRQDEFTVRAGRHKACRRVFLFEELLLFSKPRHGPAGVDIFTYKRSFKMADLGLTECSGESQLRFEIWFRRRKARDLFVLQASDVATKQAWTADISRLLWRQAVHNKEVRMAEMASMGVGSKAFWDIAPSEEAISDRNINYVLKRRDVRSRASIAVAPFDCDNPYLGALGSLPGDRASGSVLGPLNLHLYRDPALRGAHWSLYPPNFPEEASLGVEADVGSQPSLTPEDSEVSSQCPSASGSSDSDSSCVSGQTTGRRLEGLSCGPLGDFDLMTFEQLLVRVVYWFHWQ, from the exons ATGAGGTGCAAAGAGAAAAGGGTCCCTGGAACACCCCACGAGAG AGCGGCGTCTTCCGGACGAACCTGTGATTCGGTCCTCCAGCGCCTAGAGGGCGCTGCGTCCACAGCGGCCTTGCGGCCCTCCGAGCCACCAGAAGGTGGCGCCCTTGGAATCTGGGCGGCCTCGCGGTACCCATCGTCGAGGCTGCG TTTCAGGAACGCCAGGAAGGCGGAGGAACCTGCTCACCAGATACAGGCGATGAACCCAAGACCTTCAAGACCAGCAGCAGGGGCAACCCAAGGCATAGGGCTACAGGGAGATTTCTTAGCCAAGGAGCCTCAATTGCTTCCAGATCAAAGGGCTGCAGATGGGTCAGGGGACTACCAGAGGAGCATATTAGGAAACCCCCCAGTCCAGTCAGAGGAGCCAGCCTTCTCTGAATTGGAAAACCTCTTGTGTCCTGGGTCCTCTCCCCTCAACCCGGCACGGGGTGACAATGACCATCGAGGGGGAGACTTGATAGGGGACCCAGATCCAGGCAGAGAGCTGCCAGCTTGCTGTAGCCCTTTATCAGAGACATCACCAGAGCTACTGGAGTCAG ACCCTAGTGGATCCAGCTTCCCTAAGCCTGCTGACTGCCTCCTAGCTCGAGACCTCACCTGGGAGCTACTGGCCAGTGGCATGGCTGCCCTACCAG GGACACGGGATGTCGAAGGCCGAGCGGTGCTGCTTCTGTGTGCCCACAGCCCAGCTTGGCTCCATCCCAAGTCTAATAGCCATGAGCTGCTGAGCCTTTTGTTCTACCTTCGAGGCATCCCCAG GCCTGAAGTGCAGGCTTTGGGCCTGACTGTACTAGTCGATGCCCGAATTTGCTCCCCGAGCTCTTCCCTCACCTGGGGCCTCAGCCGACTACAG GAAGCATCCCCAGGGTCTGTACAACAAGTGCTGCTCGTTGGGAAGATGCCAGAGGACACGCCTGTCGGGCTTCGG TGGAAGCAGCTGCGTTCTCACCAGAGTCTGCTGACCCACATTCCTCACGGGGAGTTGCCTACTTCTCTAGGAGGGAGCCTGTCTTACTGTCACCAAGGCTGGCTGGATTTCCGGATG CGTCTGGAAGCCCTGCAGCAGAGTTGCCAGACAGCTTGTGCCCTGCTTCAGGGGGTCATGGACAGTATGAAGGCTCTGCAGCCACCCATGGAGTCCGGA GAAGTCGGTCTGCTGCTACAGCAGACACAGTCCCTCATGCAGCAGGTGTTAGATTCACCGCAGTTGTCATGGTTACAAAGCCAGGGAAGCCTGGAGCTGGCATGGTTGAAGCAAGGGACGCCACGGGTGACCCCGAGCCCCGATTACAG CTCTGCGGTAGACAAGGCTGATGAGCTGTACAGTCAGGTGGATGAACTGTTGCATCAGCTAGCCCTGAAGAGCAACCAGCGAATCCGGGCCCTCGAGCTCCTCCAAGCACTGGAAGCCCAGGAAGGTGTGCTGTGCCAG ATTGAAGTGTGGTTACAGGAGGTGGGCTGGCCAGGAGTGGAGGAACCAGGGGAGCCCTCGCTCGACACGCTGCTCCAGGCTCAAGGGCCTTTTCAAGAGCTGGACCTCGTTGCCCAG gaACAGGTCACACAAGGGGAGAAGTTACTGCAGCCCCTGATTGGCTGGGAGGCTGCTGAACTGGGGCCCCCTGGAAAGCGCTTTCTGGCCCTGAGATCCCAGCTGACAGAATTTTCCAGAACTTTGGCCCAGCGGCGCCAGCAGTTGGCAGATGCCGAGAAGCTCTTTCAGTTCTTCAAGCAG GCCTCGACGTGGACCGAGGAGGGGCAGCGGCTCCTGACAGAGCTGGAGCAGGAGCGCCCAGAGGTTGTGCTGCAGCGGCTGCAGCTGCACTGGACCAGACACCCTGACTTGCCCCCTGCCCACTTCCGGAAAATGTGGGCTCTGGCCACAGGCCTGGGCTCAGAAGGCATCCGTCAGGAATGTCGCTGGGCCTGGGCACAGTGCCAGGACACCTGGCTGGCTCTGGACCAGAAACGTGAGGCTGCACTGAAGCCGCCGTCACCGAACAGCACTACTACTTTGTATGCCAGGCGGGCTCCTGCTGTACCCACCGTCCCTCCACTGCGGAAGGCCTACAGCTTCGATCGGAATCTGGGGAAGCATCTCCAAGATGCTTCCAGTCGCGGCCACTGTGCGGCCATTGTTACTGACTGCCACAGACCTGAGGCCAGAGGAAGTGTCCGGCCCAGGTCGTCTCctcctgtgcctctctcaggcAGCTCTGACTTCAGGAGCCTCAACAG GCTACAGCTGGTATTGGCGGAGATGGTGGCCACGGAACGTGAGTATGTCCAGGCCCTTGACTATACCGTTCAAAACTACTTCCCCGAGTTAGATCGACCTGATGTGCCCCAGGGCCTCCGTGGCCAGCGTGTGCACCTCTTTGGCAACCTTGAAAAGCTTCGGGACTTCCACTGCAATTTCTTCCTGCGTGAGCTAGAGGCTTGCACCCGGCACCCACCTCGAGTGGCTCATGCCTTCCTGCGCCAT AGGGTGCAGTTTGGAATGTATGCACTCTACAGCAAGAACAAACCTCGTTCTGATGCTCTGATGAGCAACTATGGCCACACCTTCTTCAAG GAGAGGCAGCAAGCACTGGGGGACCACCTGGACTTGGCTTCCTACCTCCTGAAGCCCATCCAGCGCATGAGCAAGTATGCCTTACTGCTGCAGGAGCTGGCGAGGGCCTGTGGGGGCCCAGCGCAAGAGCTGGGTGCCCTCCAGGcagcccagagccttgtgcactTCCAGCTGAGACACGGCAATGACCTGCTAGCTATGGATGCCATCCAGGGCTGTGAC GTAAACCTCAAGGAACAGGGCCAGTTGGTACGGCAGGATGAGTTCACGGTGCGGGCTGGGCGCCACAAAGCCTGTCGCCGCGTTTTCCTGTTTGAGGAGCTGCTGCTCTTCAGCAAGCCCCGCCATGGGCCTGCAGGGGTTGACATATTCACCTACAAGCGTTCCTTCAAA ATGGCAGACCTCGGCCTCACTGAGTGCAGTGGGGAAAGCCAACTGCGCTTTGAGATCTGGTTCCGACGACGCAAGGCCAGGGACCTGTTTGTGCTGCAGGCCTCCGATGTGGCCACCAAACAAGCCTGGACAGCCGATATCTCCCGTCTCTTGTGGAGACAGGCTGTCCATAACAAGG AGGTTCGCATGGCTGAGATGGCATCCATGGGTGTGGGGAGCAAAGCCTTCTGGGACATTGCTCCCAGTGAGGAAGCTATCAGTGACCGCAACATCAACTACGTGCTGAAGAGACGAG ATGTTCGCTCTAGGGCCTCCATTGCTGTGGCCCCATTTGACTGTGACAACCCTTATCTGGGTGCCTTGGGCTCCCTTCCTGGAGACCGTGCCTCTGGCTCTGTCCTGGGCCCTCTTAATCTACACCTGTACAGAGATCCAGCTCTTAGGGGTGCTCACTGGTCCTTGTATCCACCCAACTTCCCAGAGGAAGCATCACTAGGTGTTGAGGCGGACGTGGGCAGCCAGCCTTCTTTGA CTCCCGAGGACTCGGAGGTCTCGTCCCAGTGCCCATCAGCCAGTGGCTCTAGTGATTCTGACAGCAGCTGTGTGTCAGGGCAGACCACGGGCAGACGCCTTGAGGGTTTGTCCTGT GGCCCCCTTGGTGATTTTGACTTGATGACTTTTGAACAGCTTTTGGTTAGAGTTGTCTACTGGTTTCACTGGCAGTGA